The Gemmatimonas phototrophica region GCACGTTTGGTCTCCAGGCACTGGAGCCGGCGTGGGTGACGAGCCGGCAGATCGAAGCGTGCCGTGTTGCGATGACGCGTCACATCAAGCGTGGCGGCAAAGTATGGATCCGGATTTTCCCGGACAAGCCGATCACGAAGAAGCCGGCCGAAACCCGAATGGGTAAGGGTAAGGGTTCGCCGGAGATGTGGGTGGCGGTAGTGAAGCCGGGCCGAGTGATGTTTGAGATCGAGGGTGTGTCCCGGGAACTCGCCGAAACGGCGATGGGCCTGGCCGCCGCGAAGCTCGGCGTAAAGACCAAGTTTGTGGCGCGCGAGGAGGCGGTGACCCATGAAGTCTGAAGAGATCCGCGGACTCGCTGATGACGAGCTCGTGTCGCGTATTGCTGAACTGGAAGAGGAGCGTTTTCGTCTCCGGTTCCGCAGCGGTACCGAAGCGCTGGAAGAGCCGCTGCGGCTGCGCAGCATCCGCAGGGACATTGCGCGCCTCAAGACGGTCCAGCGCGAGCGTCAGCTCGCCGGCCGCGGCCGCTAACCGAGATACGACAGATGGCTGAAACGAATAACGCGAGCGCCGCGCAGAACGGCGCCATGGATCGGACCGCGCGCAAGGTGCGTATCGGGCTGGTCGTGAGCGACAAGATGGAAAAGACGGTGGTCGTTCGCATCGACCGTCGCATGCCGCACCCGCAGTACGGCAAGATGGTGACGCGTACGCGTAAGCTGAAGGCTCACGACGAGGAGAACTCGGCGAAGGTCGGCGATACGGTGCGCATCATGGAGACCCGGCCCTTGTCGAAGGACAAGCGGTGGCGCGTGGTCGAAATCGTCGAACGCGCGCGGTAAGGGGAAATAATCCATGATCCAGCAAGAATCAGTCGTGAAGGTTGCGGACAACAGCGGCGCCAAGCGCGCCCTGGTGATCCGTGTCCTGGGCGGCACGCGCCGTCGGTACGCCGGCCTTGGTGACAAGGTCATCGTGGCGGTCAAGGACGCGCTGCCGAACGGCACCGTGAAGAAGTCCGACGTGGCGAAGGCCGTGGTGGTTCGCACGGTGAAGGAAACGCGCCGCAAGGATGGTTCGTACATCCGCTTCGACGAGAACGCCGTCGTGATCATCAACGACAACGGTGAGCCGAAGGCGACGCGTATCTTCGGACCCGTGGCGCGTGAGCTTCGTGAGAAGCGCTACATGAAGATCGTGTCGCTGGCGCCCGAGGTGATCTGAGATGCGGAAGAACGTTTACTACAAGACGGATCGCGGCCAGCGCCTCGGCGCTGCGCGTCACGCCCTCAAGGCGTCTCGCGAAGTGATCCACGTCACGAAGGGTGATACCGTTCGCGTGATGCGCGGCGACGACAAGGGGAAGGAAGGGAAGGTCCTTCAGGTGTACCCCAAGACGGGCCGCATCAAGGTGGAAGGCATCAACATCGTGAAGAAGCACCGCAAGGCGCGCACGGCGGAAGAGACGAGCGGCATCATCGAGATGGCCGCGCCCTTCCACGCGTCAAACGTCATGTTGCTCGATTCGAAGACCGGCAAGCCGACGCGAGTTCGCAATCGCGTGGACAAGGACGGCACGAAGGAGCGCATCGGCGTGAAGAGCGGTGAAGTCATTTCCCGCGCCCGCTGAACGGAGTAACTGACGATGGCGACCAAGGAAAAGGGCGCCGCCAAGGGCGGCGCGAAGGGTGGAGCAAAGGGTGGAGCGAAGGCTGGTGCCGCCAAGGGTGGCGCTGGCTCGAAGGGTGGCAGCAAGGCCGACAAGAAGGCCGGCCAGCCGCGCCAGGCGATCGACTTCACGAAGCGTGAGCATGCAGGTGCCGGCTTGCCGGTGGCCGGTCCGCGCCTCAAGACGTTCTACGAGAATACGGTCCGTGCCAAGCTGGCGGCCCAGTTCGGGTTCACCAACCCGCACCAGATCCCGACGCTGACGAAGATCGTGATCAACTGCGGCGTGGGCGAAGCGGTGAAGCAGCCGAAGCTGCTCGACGTGGTGGTGGAAGAGCTCGCGCTGATCTCCGGCCAGAAGCCGGTGCGCCGCAAGGCGAAGAAGTCGGTCGCGAACTTCGGTCTCCGTGAGGGACAGGAGATCGGCGCGTCGGTGACGATGCGTGGCGCCCGCATGTGGGAGTTCCTGGATCGGTTCGTGACGGTGGCGTGCCCGCGTATCCGCGATTTCCGCGGCCTCGGCACGAAGTCGTTCGACGGTCGTGGGAACTACACGCTCGGCATCAAGGAACAGATGATCTTTCCGGAGATCAACTATGACATGGTCGAGCAGATCCACGGCATGGACATCACGTTCGTGACGACGGCGGACAAGGATGCGCACGCGTTCGCGCTGCTGCATCAGCTGGGCATGCCGTTCCGTGGCGACGATAAGCCGGTGACGCCGAAAGTGGCGCAGCCGAGCGCCGCGGCCTAAACCAGGACTGAGACGATGGCGAAGACGAGCAAGCTGGCCCGCAACGCCCAGCGCAAGGTGCTGGTGGAGCGGTATGCCACGAAGCGCGCGGCCCTGAAGGCCGCGATCAACAACCCGAAGAGCACGCCGGAAGAAGTGCAGGCCGCGGTGAACGCGCTGCACAAGCTGCCGCGCAACTCCTCGGCGACGCGGGTGCGGAACCGCTGCAACATGAGCGGCCGTCCTCGGGCCTATCTGCGTCAGTTCGGGCTGAGCCGCATCGCCTTGCGCGATATGGCGTTGAACGGCCTGATCCCGGGCGTGCGCAAGGCCAGCTGGTAACACCCTTCGGGGCGTCCAGCAGGATGCAGGACCCAAAACGAGCTGTGGGCTTGGAGTTCGGGGCTGGCGGGGTGAGATTGTAAGGCTCCCCCCGCGGGGCTCGGGCTCCATACCCGGAGTTCGACTTTTCATTCACTTCCTACCGGTCCGCCACGGGCGGATACCCTAGGAGAATTATCAGAGCATGAGCCTGAACGACCCTATTGCCGACATGCTGACGCGGATTCGCAATGCGTGTGCTTCCAAGCACCGCCGCGTCGACATGCCGGTCTCGAAGATCAAGATCGAGATCGCGCGCATCCTGAAGGAGAACTCCTTCATCCAGGACTACCGCACGGTCGATCTCGAGGATGGCAAGGCCGTCCTGCGCGTGATTTTGAAGTACGCGCACGGTGGACAGTCGGTGATCCGCGAAGCGAAGCGCATCTCGACCCCCGGTCTGCGGAAGTACGTCGGCGTGACGGAAATCCCGCGCGTTCGCAATGGCCTCGGTATGGCCATCCTCAGCACGTCGAAGGGCATCATGTCTGATCGTGATGCACGCACCGCCAACACTGGCGGCGAGCTCCTCGCCCTCGTCTGGTAAGGAGACTACGACATGTCGCGTATCGGTAAGCGCCCGATCCCGGTTCCGGCCGGGGTGACGGTGGCGATGAATGGCAACACGGTATCGGTGAAGGGGCCGAAGGGTGAACTCACCCGCACGCTCCCGGCTGAGATCATGGTGTCGCAGGAAGGCAGTGAGCTGCTGGTGAAGCGTCCGTCGGATGAAGAGCGCCACAAGGCGCTGCATGGTCTGACGCGCACTCTGGTGGCGAACATGGTGGAAGGAGTGACGACGGGCTTCAAGAAGGTGCTCGAGATCACGGGTGTCGGCTACAAGGCCGAGATCAAGCCGTACGGCGCGCTGCTGTCGCTCGGCTTCTCGCACCAGATCGAATACAAGGCGCCGGCTGGCGTGTCGATCACGGCGCCGAATCCGACCACGGTCGTGATTGAAGGCGCGAGCAAGGAACACGTGGGCCAGGTCGCGGCTGAAATCCGCAGCTTCCGCAAGCCGGAGCCTTACAAGGGCAAGGGCGTCAAGTACCAGGGCGAAGTCATCCGGCGCAAGGCCGGTAAGGCGGGAGGCAAGTAATGGCCAAGATCGCGATCCCGCGCACGAACGCGGAGAAGCGCAAGCGTCGTCATCTGCGCGTGCGCAAGGC contains the following coding sequences:
- the rplE gene encoding 50S ribosomal protein L5 — protein: MPVAGPRLKTFYENTVRAKLAAQFGFTNPHQIPTLTKIVINCGVGEAVKQPKLLDVVVEELALISGQKPVRRKAKKSVANFGLREGQEIGASVTMRGARMWEFLDRFVTVACPRIRDFRGLGTKSFDGRGNYTLGIKEQMIFPEINYDMVEQIHGMDITFVTTADKDAHAFALLHQLGMPFRGDDKPVTPKVAQPSAAA
- the rpmC gene encoding 50S ribosomal protein L29, whose product is MKSEEIRGLADDELVSRIAELEEERFRLRFRSGTEALEEPLRLRSIRRDIARLKTVQRERQLAGRGR
- the rpsH gene encoding 30S ribosomal protein S8, whose product is MSLNDPIADMLTRIRNACASKHRRVDMPVSKIKIEIARILKENSFIQDYRTVDLEDGKAVLRVILKYAHGGQSVIREAKRISTPGLRKYVGVTEIPRVRNGLGMAILSTSKGIMSDRDARTANTGGELLALVW
- the rpsQ gene encoding 30S ribosomal protein S17, whose amino-acid sequence is MDRTARKVRIGLVVSDKMEKTVVVRIDRRMPHPQYGKMVTRTRKLKAHDEENSAKVGDTVRIMETRPLSKDKRWRVVEIVERAR
- the rplF gene encoding 50S ribosomal protein L6, with translation MSRIGKRPIPVPAGVTVAMNGNTVSVKGPKGELTRTLPAEIMVSQEGSELLVKRPSDEERHKALHGLTRTLVANMVEGVTTGFKKVLEITGVGYKAEIKPYGALLSLGFSHQIEYKAPAGVSITAPNPTTVVIEGASKEHVGQVAAEIRSFRKPEPYKGKGVKYQGEVIRRKAGKAGGK
- the rplN gene encoding 50S ribosomal protein L14 translates to MIQQESVVKVADNSGAKRALVIRVLGGTRRRYAGLGDKVIVAVKDALPNGTVKKSDVAKAVVVRTVKETRRKDGSYIRFDENAVVIINDNGEPKATRIFGPVARELREKRYMKIVSLAPEVI
- the rplP gene encoding 50S ribosomal protein L16, producing MLSPKRVKFRKMFKGRMTGLAHRGAELSFGTFGLQALEPAWVTSRQIEACRVAMTRHIKRGGKVWIRIFPDKPITKKPAETRMGKGKGSPEMWVAVVKPGRVMFEIEGVSRELAETAMGLAAAKLGVKTKFVAREEAVTHEV
- the rpsN gene encoding 30S ribosomal protein S14 — encoded protein: MAKTSKLARNAQRKVLVERYATKRAALKAAINNPKSTPEEVQAAVNALHKLPRNSSATRVRNRCNMSGRPRAYLRQFGLSRIALRDMALNGLIPGVRKASW
- the rplX gene encoding 50S ribosomal protein L24; this translates as MHVTKGDTVRVMRGDDKGKEGKVLQVYPKTGRIKVEGINIVKKHRKARTAEETSGIIEMAAPFHASNVMLLDSKTGKPTRVRNRVDKDGTKERIGVKSGEVISRAR